One genomic window of Halovulum dunhuangense includes the following:
- a CDS encoding ABC transporter permease, with protein sequence MTESHKIKLMSYSLIAGFFLTWEVLCVLLGVSDLILPRPSEILVTMWTRFPVLWPHIVQTLYATLTGFALGVLIGVSIGVLIGTSRIAYGVAYPLLVGFSSIPKVAVVPIFVLWFGSGTTPAILTAMVICVFPIVVNIATGLATTEPDLEDVLKTLGASKREILWNVGLPRTMPYFFASLKVAITLSFVGAVLSETVASNRGIGNVMMTASSNFQVSLVFAGLIILALMGVALYAAFSFLERRVTGWATRGNDIAVS encoded by the coding sequence ATGACCGAAAGCCACAAGATCAAGCTGATGTCCTACTCGCTGATCGCGGGCTTCTTCCTGACCTGGGAAGTGCTCTGCGTGCTGCTGGGCGTGTCGGACCTGATCCTGCCGCGCCCGTCCGAGATCCTGGTGACGATGTGGACGCGCTTCCCGGTGCTGTGGCCGCATATCGTGCAGACGCTTTACGCCACGCTCACGGGATTTGCGCTGGGCGTGCTGATCGGGGTGTCCATCGGCGTGCTGATCGGCACCTCGCGCATCGCCTACGGGGTGGCCTATCCGCTGCTGGTGGGCTTTTCCTCGATCCCCAAGGTGGCGGTGGTGCCGATCTTCGTGCTGTGGTTCGGCTCGGGCACGACGCCCGCGATCCTGACGGCCATGGTGATCTGCGTCTTCCCCATCGTGGTGAACATCGCCACGGGCCTTGCCACCACCGAGCCCGATCTCGAGGACGTGCTCAAGACGCTGGGCGCATCGAAGCGCGAGATCCTGTGGAATGTCGGCCTGCCACGCACCATGCCCTATTTCTTCGCCTCGCTGAAGGTGGCGATCACGCTGTCCTTCGTGGGCGCCGTGCTCTCCGAGACCGTCGCCTCGAACCGGGGCATCGGCAACGTGATGATGACGGCGTCCTCGAATTTCCAGGTCTCGCTGGTCTTCGCCGGGCTGATCATCCTGGCCCTGATGGGGGTGGCGCTTTACGCGGCCTTCTCCTTCCTCGAGCGCCGGGTGACCGGCTGGGCCACGCGCGGCAACGACATCGCCGTCAGCTGA
- a CDS encoding nuclear transport factor 2 family protein has product MDQKTDPVAAAKAIVETYLELSMIPDPVAASAHISEDFELVFTGGRRFANPSESAAFNARRYAWVKKRFLRTDAALDPETGDVHVYNTGYLYGEWPDGTPFETNRYMDKFIVRDGKLVRTDVWNDSAEILLFKAGLAEAEL; this is encoded by the coding sequence ATGGACCAGAAAACTGATCCCGTGGCCGCCGCAAAGGCCATCGTCGAAACCTATCTCGAGCTGTCGATGATCCCCGACCCCGTCGCAGCCTCTGCCCATATCAGCGAGGATTTCGAGCTGGTCTTCACCGGGGGGCGGCGCTTTGCGAACCCCTCGGAAAGCGCCGCCTTCAACGCCCGGCGCTATGCCTGGGTGAAGAAGCGCTTCCTGCGCACCGATGCCGCGCTGGACCCCGAGACGGGCGACGTGCATGTCTACAACACCGGCTATCTGTATGGCGAATGGCCCGACGGCACGCCCTTCGAGACGAACCGCTACATGGACAAGTTCATCGTGCGCGACGGCAAGCTGGTGCGCACCGATGTCTGGAACGACAGCGCCGAGATCCTGCTCTTCAAGGCGGGGCTGGCGGAAGCGGAGCTCTGA
- a CDS encoding polysaccharide deacetylase family protein: protein MQRHHGRYDYVPITRRADYTWPGGARLAVYLGLNLEHFAFGEGLGAELAPGGPQPDVLNYAWRDYGNRVGAWRMREMFDALEMPASIIANSAMYDYAPELMDSFRARGDEVVGHGRTNSERQSVLAEQEEAQLIAEATQAITQAEGVAPQGWLSPWIAESAVTPDLLAEAGYGYTLNWCMDDQPVWMRTRAGRILSIPYPQEVNDIPSIVARKDGAADFADMIIDNFDEMLEQSRAQPLVMGIALHPYLVGQPYRLRQLRRALSHICAHRDRIWLTRAGDIHTYCREQIDGLIV, encoded by the coding sequence ATGCAGAGGCACCACGGGCGCTATGACTATGTGCCGATCACCCGGCGCGCCGACTACACCTGGCCGGGTGGCGCGCGGCTGGCGGTCTATCTGGGCCTGAACCTGGAGCATTTCGCCTTTGGCGAGGGGCTGGGCGCAGAGCTTGCGCCGGGCGGGCCGCAGCCCGACGTGCTGAACTACGCCTGGCGCGACTACGGCAACCGGGTCGGCGCCTGGCGGATGCGCGAGATGTTCGATGCGCTGGAGATGCCCGCCAGCATCATCGCCAACAGCGCGATGTACGACTACGCGCCCGAACTGATGGACAGCTTCCGCGCCCGCGGCGACGAGGTGGTGGGCCATGGCCGCACCAATTCCGAACGCCAGAGCGTGCTGGCGGAGCAGGAGGAGGCGCAACTCATCGCCGAGGCGACGCAAGCGATCACGCAGGCCGAGGGCGTGGCGCCCCAGGGCTGGCTGTCGCCCTGGATCGCGGAAAGCGCCGTCACCCCGGACCTGCTGGCCGAGGCGGGCTATGGCTACACGCTGAACTGGTGCATGGACGACCAGCCGGTCTGGATGCGCACGCGGGCGGGCCGGATCCTGTCGATCCCCTATCCGCAGGAGGTGAACGACATCCCCTCGATCGTCGCGCGCAAGGACGGGGCGGCAGATTTCGCCGACATGATCATCGACAATTTCGACGAGATGCTGGAGCAGTCCCGCGCCCAGCCGCTGGTCATGGGCATCGCGCTGCATCCCTACCTGGTGGGCCAGCCCTACCGCCTGCGCCAGCTGCGCCGGGCGCTGTCGCATATCTGCGCGCACCGGGACCGGATCTGGCTGACCCGCGCAGGCGACATCCACACCTATTGCCGGGAGCAGATCGACGGCCTGATCGTCTGA
- a CDS encoding gamma-glutamyltransferase family protein — translation MSLVQDCGEVSTPAKGAQARGTPGALTTPHPLATAAGMRVLEAGGTAPEALIAAGAVLAVVMPHFCGLGGDAVWLVSDRHGRQRSFLAIGQGIDRPMPAGPFPLRGPGSILTTAAVVDGWRHAFEDARATMGATAGWEDLLAPAAGIAADGHEVTRSQAFWAGFRAPDCGGWPGFGRIFLGDGQPLPAGHVLRQPELARTLSDLAERGPREFYTGPLARRIVEGLRAEGVVIGAHDLARTTTRQAAPLALDYRGLTLLAPPPPTQGVTTLQIMGILSRFDLARHAPGSAGHVHLCVEAVKRAFLHRHAIADPAFARADTGRWLGDAALDAEAGRIATDRAMPWPHRWQHGDTVFLGAIDAQGNAASVLQSTYFDWGSGVVAGDTGILWQNRGAAFSSDPASPNAFAPGKLPFYTLNPGLALKDGQPHIVYGTQGADGQPQTLAMLLTRLIDFAQTPEDALAGPRFLLGRTFSDSRDSLKIEADAGAQVLSDLAALGHEISPIPAQSPIAGQAGLVVADGMGCHARHDPRQ, via the coding sequence ATGTCGCTCGTCCAGGATTGTGGCGAAGTCTCCACCCCGGCGAAGGGCGCGCAGGCCCGCGGCACCCCCGGGGCGCTTACCACGCCCCACCCGCTGGCGACGGCCGCCGGGATGCGCGTGCTGGAGGCCGGGGGCACCGCCCCCGAGGCGCTGATCGCCGCCGGGGCGGTCCTGGCGGTCGTGATGCCCCATTTCTGCGGCCTGGGCGGCGATGCGGTCTGGCTCGTCTCGGACCGGCACGGGCGGCAACGCAGTTTCCTTGCCATCGGACAGGGCATCGACAGGCCGATGCCCGCGGGGCCGTTCCCGCTGCGCGGGCCGGGCTCGATCCTGACGACCGCGGCCGTTGTCGACGGCTGGCGCCACGCCTTCGAGGATGCGCGCGCAACCATGGGCGCCACCGCCGGGTGGGAGGATCTGCTGGCCCCCGCGGCCGGCATCGCCGCCGACGGCCACGAAGTGACCCGCTCGCAGGCGTTCTGGGCCGGCTTCCGCGCACCCGACTGCGGCGGCTGGCCGGGCTTCGGCCGGATCTTTCTGGGCGATGGCCAGCCCCTGCCCGCCGGCCATGTCCTGCGCCAGCCGGAACTTGCGCGGACCCTTTCAGACCTGGCCGAACGCGGGCCGCGGGAATTCTACACCGGCCCCCTTGCCCGGCGCATCGTCGAGGGGCTGCGGGCAGAGGGCGTCGTGATCGGCGCCCATGACCTGGCCCGGACCACCACGCGGCAGGCGGCGCCGCTCGCGCTCGACTATCGCGGGCTGACGCTGCTTGCCCCGCCGCCGCCGACGCAGGGCGTGACCACGTTGCAGATCATGGGCATCCTCTCGCGCTTCGATCTTGCGCGCCACGCACCGGGCAGCGCCGGGCATGTCCATCTCTGCGTCGAGGCGGTCAAGCGCGCGTTCCTCCATCGCCACGCCATCGCCGACCCCGCCTTCGCAAGGGCGGATACCGGCCGCTGGCTCGGGGATGCCGCACTCGATGCCGAGGCGGGGCGCATCGCGACCGATCGGGCGATGCCCTGGCCGCATCGCTGGCAGCACGGCGATACGGTGTTCCTGGGTGCCATCGACGCGCAGGGCAACGCGGCAAGCGTGCTGCAAAGCACCTATTTCGACTGGGGCAGCGGGGTGGTCGCGGGCGATACCGGCATCCTGTGGCAGAACCGCGGCGCGGCCTTTTCCAGCGACCCCGCCAGTCCGAACGCCTTCGCGCCGGGCAAGCTGCCCTTCTACACGCTGAACCCCGGCCTCGCGCTGAAGGACGGCCAGCCGCACATCGTCTATGGCACGCAGGGCGCCGACGGCCAGCCGCAGACGCTGGCAATGCTGCTCACCCGGCTGATCGATTTCGCACAGACCCCCGAGGACGCGCTGGCCGGCCCCCGTTTCCTGCTGGGGCGCACCTTTTCCGACAGCCGCGACAGCCTCAAGATCGAGGCGGATGCAGGCGCTCAGGTGCTTTCCGACCTGGCCGCGCTGGGGCACGAGATCAGCCCAATCCCGGCGCAAAGCCCGATCGCCGGGCAGGCCGGGCTTGTCGTGGCGGACGGCATGGGCTGCCACGCGCGCCACGATCCCAGGCAGTAG
- a CDS encoding amidohydrolase family protein, with amino-acid sequence MPSPARLIRGGLVLVGNTRFESVSILVRDGRIKALIDGDGPADVEVIDAAGRIVIPGLVNGHTHSHGALGRGGVPDDATLETFLAGAGALNGNRHVDDLRLSAELSAVEMIRKGCTACFDLSVELPSPSVEGIHAVAMAYHGAGMRAVVAPMISDRTIHQALPGLLDAFPPEMRAALAAIAMPPWTETLAICADAVQRWPVPMDRVRPGIGPAIPLHCSDDFLRACAALADDCDLRLQTHLAESRMQQVAARRRYGTSLTAHLGALGVLSARASGAHGVWLSETEARLLAASGTGIVHNPMSNLRLGSGTAPVRMLADAGVGLGIGTDASNTSDGQNMFEAMRLGATLSRAQAAAPEHWIGATEAFRMATEGSARILGLDRVGRIEEGWAADLLFLDADYCHYVPLRDTLSQIVFAENGAALREVMIAGDFVLKDGRVLTLDETALAERARTAARRLDAANAQARQMADAAAVIVRSFCRGACADFPPASHQRGSHGPEN; translated from the coding sequence GTGCCCAGCCCTGCCAGACTGATCCGCGGCGGCCTCGTGCTGGTCGGGAACACGCGCTTCGAGAGCGTCTCGATCCTGGTGCGCGACGGCCGCATCAAGGCCCTGATCGACGGCGACGGCCCCGCGGATGTCGAGGTGATCGACGCGGCGGGCCGCATCGTGATCCCGGGGCTGGTGAACGGGCACACCCATTCGCACGGCGCGCTGGGCCGGGGTGGCGTGCCGGACGATGCCACGCTCGAGACGTTCCTTGCCGGGGCGGGCGCCCTGAACGGAAACCGCCACGTCGACGACCTGCGTCTGAGTGCGGAACTCTCTGCCGTCGAGATGATCCGCAAGGGCTGCACCGCCTGTTTCGACCTGAGCGTGGAGTTGCCAAGCCCCAGCGTCGAGGGCATTCACGCGGTGGCGATGGCCTATCATGGGGCCGGCATGCGGGCGGTGGTCGCGCCGATGATCTCGGACCGCACGATCCACCAGGCGCTGCCGGGGCTGCTTGACGCATTTCCGCCCGAGATGCGCGCGGCCCTTGCCGCGATCGCCATGCCCCCCTGGACCGAGACGCTGGCGATCTGCGCGGACGCCGTGCAGCGCTGGCCGGTGCCCATGGACCGGGTCCGGCCCGGCATCGGCCCGGCCATCCCGCTCCATTGTTCCGACGATTTCCTGCGCGCCTGTGCTGCTCTCGCGGATGACTGCGACCTGCGGCTTCAGACCCACCTGGCCGAAAGCCGGATGCAGCAGGTGGCAGCCCGGCGCCGCTACGGCACCAGCCTGACCGCGCATCTCGGGGCGCTGGGCGTGCTGTCGGCCCGGGCGAGCGGCGCGCATGGCGTCTGGCTGTCCGAGACGGAGGCGCGGCTTCTGGCCGCCAGCGGCACCGGCATCGTGCACAACCCCATGAGCAACCTGCGGCTCGGTTCGGGCACCGCGCCGGTGCGGATGCTGGCGGATGCGGGTGTCGGCCTGGGGATCGGCACCGACGCCTCGAACACCTCGGACGGGCAGAACATGTTCGAGGCGATGCGCCTTGGCGCCACGCTCAGCCGGGCGCAGGCCGCAGCGCCCGAGCACTGGATCGGCGCGACCGAAGCCTTCCGCATGGCGACCGAGGGCAGCGCGCGGATCCTGGGCCTCGACCGGGTCGGCCGGATCGAGGAGGGCTGGGCCGCGGATCTGCTGTTTCTCGATGCCGACTACTGCCATTATGTGCCCCTGCGCGACACGCTTTCCCAGATCGTGTTCGCCGAGAATGGCGCGGCGCTTCGCGAGGTGATGATCGCGGGCGACTTCGTGCTCAAGGACGGGCGCGTCCTGACGCTGGACGAGACGGCGCTGGCCGAACGCGCCCGCACCGCCGCGCGGCGGCTGGATGCCGCCAACGCGCAGGCGCGGCAGATGGCCGATGCGGCCGCCGTGATCGTGCGAAGCTTCTGTCGCGGCGCCTGCGCCGATTTCCCCCCCGCAAGTCATCAACGAGGATCGCATGGACCAGAAAACTGA
- a CDS encoding PQQ-dependent sugar dehydrogenase, giving the protein MKLRTSSASALFLVPLVAGALALPATAQTGMNTTALEHSVVLDNLESPWDMAFLADGTMFFTEKCKGLSVLMPSGEVKPLLGMSGSEGYPSTADDLFCEGQAGMMGVAIDPNFAENRRIYVYSTSNMVTPHTNRLMRLVVSEDFTGVSDRTDIVDDVPYKMAASDHPFGGPGAHNGGRVRFGPDGALWLTTGDNHNAEIPQSPTLMGSKVLRIDTDGNAHPDNNPPEGFDKRAYTYGHRNVQGIAFEPATGTPIVVEHGPWHSDEITVLVNGGNGGWDPRPNMAGRGDCPDNYCGYSPNQMEGMNRYERAAFMPMTDLDTYPDAMQPIWDNNGWSQGSGSAAFLEGEQWGDWNGAMVVGVMGIGFGGTPIGQRIDVVELTDDLQVEDVTEMTLPMESARFRSVVLGPDGSLYTAVDEGAIHKLTPAN; this is encoded by the coding sequence ATGAAACTTCGTACAAGCAGCGCATCCGCGCTCTTCCTGGTGCCGCTGGTTGCCGGCGCGCTCGCCCTTCCGGCCACCGCCCAGACCGGCATGAACACCACCGCGCTTGAGCACAGCGTCGTTCTGGACAACCTCGAAAGCCCCTGGGACATGGCCTTCCTTGCGGACGGCACGATGTTCTTCACCGAGAAGTGCAAGGGCCTGTCGGTGCTGATGCCCTCGGGCGAGGTGAAGCCGCTTCTGGGCATGTCCGGCTCGGAGGGCTACCCCAGCACCGCCGACGACCTGTTCTGCGAGGGGCAGGCCGGCATGATGGGCGTGGCCATCGATCCGAACTTCGCCGAGAACCGCCGGATCTATGTCTACTCGACCTCGAACATGGTCACGCCGCACACCAACCGCCTGATGCGGCTGGTGGTCAGCGAGGACTTCACCGGCGTGTCCGATCGTACCGACATCGTGGACGACGTGCCCTACAAGATGGCGGCCTCGGATCACCCCTTCGGCGGGCCCGGCGCGCATAACGGCGGGCGCGTGCGCTTCGGTCCCGATGGCGCGCTCTGGCTGACCACGGGCGACAACCACAACGCCGAGATCCCGCAGAGCCCGACGCTGATGGGCAGCAAGGTGCTGCGCATCGACACCGACGGCAACGCGCATCCCGACAACAACCCGCCCGAGGGCTTCGACAAGCGGGCCTATACCTATGGCCACCGCAACGTGCAGGGCATCGCGTTCGAGCCTGCGACCGGCACGCCGATCGTGGTCGAGCATGGCCCCTGGCACTCGGACGAGATCACCGTCCTGGTGAACGGCGGCAATGGCGGCTGGGATCCGCGGCCCAACATGGCCGGCCGTGGCGATTGCCCGGACAACTACTGCGGCTACAGCCCGAACCAGATGGAGGGGATGAACCGCTACGAGCGCGCGGCCTTCATGCCGATGACCGATCTCGACACCTATCCCGACGCGATGCAGCCGATCTGGGACAACAACGGCTGGTCCCAGGGCAGCGGCTCTGCCGCCTTCCTCGAGGGCGAGCAGTGGGGCGACTGGAACGGCGCGATGGTCGTGGGCGTCATGGGCATCGGCTTCGGCGGCACGCCGATCGGCCAGCGCATCGACGTGGTCGAGCTGACCGACGACCTTCAGGTCGAGGACGTGACCGAGATGACGCTGCCGATGGAATCCGCGCGGTTCCGCTCGGTGGTGCTCGGGCCCGATGGCAGCCTCTACACCGCGGTGGACGAGGGCGCGATCCACAAGCTCACCCCCGCCAACTGA
- a CDS encoding c-type cytochrome produces the protein MYRAFILALGMTGLAATAQAGEADVAAGEKAYQQVCRNCHGPKAQGMSAYPKLADKEADYLTERLETYRAGERIGPNSPLMIPFAQELSDEDIVNIVGYITTAFK, from the coding sequence ATGTATCGAGCATTCATCCTGGCGCTGGGCATGACCGGGCTTGCAGCGACCGCGCAGGCAGGCGAGGCGGATGTCGCGGCCGGCGAGAAGGCCTATCAGCAGGTCTGCCGCAACTGCCACGGGCCCAAGGCGCAGGGCATGTCGGCCTATCCCAAGCTGGCCGACAAGGAAGCGGATTACCTGACCGAGCGGCTGGAGACCTATCGCGCGGGAGAGCGGATCGGGCCGAATTCGCCCCTGATGATCCCCTTCGCGCAGGAGCTGTCCGACGAGGATATCGTCAACATCGTGGGCTACATCACCACCGCCTTCAAATAG
- a CDS encoding TetR family transcriptional regulator — MDAALREFADHGFHGARVDRITTAVGCNPRLLYHYYGSKEKLYIAALEQVFADIRAQENALALDRLEPLVALKRLVEFTFDFFETNPLFVKIARNENLLEGRFIEQTGAIRNSSQPILTAIAGIMDRGVAQGAFRRRHDPLQLYITIVALSAFHLNNGHTLSVIFDTDIRTADWRRARRAHAVALVLDAVAAGDSPTP, encoded by the coding sequence ATGGACGCGGCCCTTCGCGAGTTCGCCGATCACGGCTTTCACGGCGCGCGCGTCGATCGCATCACCACGGCGGTGGGCTGCAACCCGCGGCTTCTGTACCACTATTACGGCAGCAAGGAAAAACTCTACATCGCGGCGCTGGAGCAGGTGTTCGCGGACATCCGCGCGCAGGAGAACGCGCTGGCGCTGGACCGGCTCGAGCCGCTGGTCGCACTCAAGCGGCTGGTGGAGTTCACCTTCGACTTCTTCGAGACCAACCCGCTTTTCGTGAAGATCGCCCGCAACGAGAACCTGCTCGAGGGCCGCTTCATCGAGCAGACCGGCGCGATCCGCAACAGCTCCCAGCCGATCCTGACCGCGATCGCGGGGATCATGGACCGCGGCGTGGCGCAGGGCGCCTTCCGCCGCCGGCACGACCCGCTTCAGCTTTACATCACCATCGTGGCGCTGAGCGCCTTCCACCTGAACAACGGCCACACGCTGTCTGTGATCTTCGACACCGACATCCGCACCGCCGACTGGCGCAGGGCGCGGCGGGCGCATGCGGTGGCGCTGGTGCTGGACGCGGTGGCGGCGGGCGATTCGCCCACGCCCTGA
- a CDS encoding ABC transporter substrate-binding protein: MRHSLFGAAIAIATALSPAFAQATDIRFTLGWKTQGSDAPFLLALSKGYFAEEGLNVTIDQGEGSAATVTRIMGGAYDAGFGDINAIIQNAAQRPGEAPVMVYQLWNRPPFAIVTPKSSGIETVADFEGRTLGGAQGTPTTRLFPVFAELNGVDITKVSQENMAPNLQEPMMIRGDIDGAFVFTITSWFNLIANRQDPAADYNWFQFEDYGMDLYSNGLMVSQALLAENPDAVAAMVRAVNRATLEVAKDQDAAMEAIMAFDNLVDPEIERARLNFALTNLMNAPEADEIGMGDLVDERLTRSIEIVAQGYGLERLPDASEIFDRSFLPPVEERRFAVEIMN; this comes from the coding sequence ATGAGACACTCCCTGTTCGGCGCCGCAATCGCCATCGCCACCGCACTGTCCCCCGCCTTCGCCCAGGCCACCGACATCCGCTTCACCCTGGGCTGGAAGACGCAAGGCTCGGACGCGCCCTTCCTGCTGGCCCTTAGCAAGGGGTATTTCGCGGAAGAGGGGCTGAACGTCACCATCGACCAGGGCGAGGGGTCGGCCGCGACCGTCACCCGGATCATGGGCGGGGCCTATGACGCGGGCTTCGGCGACATCAACGCGATCATCCAGAACGCCGCCCAGCGCCCCGGAGAGGCGCCGGTCATGGTCTACCAGCTGTGGAACCGCCCGCCCTTCGCGATCGTCACGCCTAAGTCGAGCGGCATCGAGACGGTGGCCGATTTCGAGGGCCGCACGCTGGGCGGCGCCCAGGGCACGCCCACCACGCGGCTGTTCCCGGTCTTTGCCGAACTGAACGGCGTCGACATCACCAAGGTCAGCCAGGAGAACATGGCGCCGAACCTGCAAGAGCCCATGATGATCCGCGGCGACATCGACGGCGCCTTCGTCTTCACCATCACAAGCTGGTTCAACCTGATCGCCAACCGCCAGGACCCGGCCGCCGACTACAACTGGTTCCAGTTCGAGGATTACGGCATGGACCTGTATTCCAACGGGCTGATGGTGTCCCAGGCGCTTCTGGCCGAGAACCCCGACGCGGTCGCCGCCATGGTGCGCGCCGTCAACCGCGCCACGCTGGAGGTGGCCAAGGACCAGGACGCCGCGATGGAGGCGATCATGGCCTTCGACAACCTGGTGGACCCCGAGATCGAGCGCGCGCGCCTGAACTTCGCGCTGACCAACCTGATGAACGCCCCCGAGGCCGACGAGATCGGCATGGGCGACCTGGTGGACGAGCGGCTGACCCGCTCGATCGAGATAGTGGCCCAGGGCTACGGGCTGGAGCGTCTGCCCGACGCCTCCGAGATCTTCGACCGCTCTTTCCTGCCGCCGGTCGAGGAGCGCCGTTTCGCCGTCGAGATCATGAACTGA
- a CDS encoding ABC transporter ATP-binding protein has translation MSILETIPTPARSAAQAQPTGHDGAVHPRPAIELIEASVVFGTGEKTVTALSPTTLRMERGDFVALVGPSGCGKSTILRLVSNLIRPSSGEVLLGGREAAAKAVRIGMAFQNPTMLPWLTIEKNVMLPLKIVEPFKQSFQRDRKGAYRDRVHALLAQVGLKDFAGHFPWQLSGGMLQRANLCRALIHEPDLLLLDEPFGALDQFTREELWQTLQELYLDRKPTVLLVTHDLREAGYLARRICVMSARPGRVISDRAVDIPQPRDIGIIYTPEFVEMTQGLRELIAQIRK, from the coding sequence ATGAGCATCCTGGAAACCATCCCCACCCCGGCCCGATCCGCTGCGCAGGCGCAGCCCACGGGCCATGACGGCGCGGTCCATCCCCGCCCGGCGATCGAGCTGATCGAGGCATCGGTCGTCTTCGGCACGGGGGAAAAGACCGTGACCGCCCTGTCGCCCACCACGCTGCGCATGGAGCGGGGCGACTTCGTCGCTCTCGTAGGCCCCTCGGGCTGCGGGAAATCCACCATCCTCCGGCTTGTCAGCAACCTGATCCGCCCCTCCTCGGGCGAGGTGCTGCTGGGCGGGCGCGAGGCCGCGGCCAAGGCGGTTCGGATCGGCATGGCGTTCCAGAACCCGACCATGCTGCCCTGGCTCACGATCGAGAAGAACGTGATGCTGCCGCTCAAGATCGTGGAGCCGTTCAAGCAGAGTTTCCAGCGCGACCGCAAGGGCGCCTATCGCGACCGGGTGCACGCGCTGCTGGCGCAGGTCGGGCTGAAGGATTTCGCCGGGCATTTCCCCTGGCAGCTGTCGGGGGGCATGCTGCAACGTGCCAACCTGTGTCGGGCGCTGATCCACGAGCCCGACCTGCTGCTGCTCGACGAACCCTTCGGCGCGCTCGACCAGTTCACCCGCGAAGAACTGTGGCAGACGCTTCAGGAACTCTACCTCGACCGCAAGCCCACGGTGCTGCTGGTCACCCACGACCTGCGCGAGGCGGGATATCTTGCGCGTCGCATCTGCGTGATGAGCGCGCGGCCCGGCCGGGTCATATCCGACCGCGCGGTGGACATCCCCCAGCCGCGCGACATCGGCATCATCTACACCCCCGAATTCGTCGAGATGACCCAAGGTTTGCGCGAGCTGATCGCGCAGATCCGCAAGTGA